A single window of Desulfovibrio sp. G11 DNA harbors:
- the mqnC gene encoding cyclic dehypoxanthinyl futalosine synthase, whose amino-acid sequence MSTFSPAHSPFAIHGGQDKDFADVREAAALAAAGQRLDRSAAEILYYKADLHTLAQLAHAMRLRLHPDPVVTYVGDRNINYSNVCVCACRFCAFFRAPDHEDCYVISRDEMSRKVEETLALGGTQILLQGGHHPDLPLEWYEDLLRWLRQTWPQLHIHAFSPPEIFFWAEKFDISVAEVLRRLKEAGLHSLPGGGAEILHTGIRAQVSPNKCTAEQWLDVMEEAHKLGLRTTATMMFGHEEKASHRLDHLFAVREVQDRTHGFTAFIPWTFQPAHTRIEVPPLPAPAYLRLLAVSRLVLDNVPNIQSSWVTMGPQVAQLALFYGANDFGSLMIEENVVAAAGVSYHMSRADIHKVIHAAGFTPIQRTMDYRAVDPQPDVKL is encoded by the coding sequence GTGAGCACTTTTTCCCCCGCACACAGCCCCTTTGCCATACATGGCGGACAAGATAAGGATTTTGCCGATGTGCGCGAAGCCGCAGCCCTGGCCGCAGCCGGTCAACGGCTTGACCGCAGCGCCGCAGAAATTCTGTATTACAAGGCCGACCTTCACACACTCGCGCAGCTTGCTCATGCCATGCGCTTGCGCCTGCATCCTGACCCCGTGGTTACATATGTAGGCGACCGCAACATCAATTATTCGAACGTATGCGTGTGCGCCTGCCGATTCTGCGCTTTTTTCCGCGCCCCGGATCACGAAGACTGTTACGTCATAAGCCGGGATGAAATGAGCCGCAAAGTGGAAGAAACGTTGGCTCTCGGCGGTACGCAGATATTGCTCCAGGGCGGTCACCACCCCGACCTGCCGCTGGAATGGTATGAAGATCTTTTACGCTGGCTGCGGCAGACGTGGCCGCAGCTGCATATTCATGCCTTTTCACCACCGGAAATATTCTTCTGGGCTGAAAAATTCGATATTTCTGTTGCCGAAGTGCTGCGCCGCCTGAAAGAGGCCGGTCTGCATTCCCTGCCGGGCGGCGGGGCTGAAATCCTGCATACTGGCATACGCGCCCAGGTTTCACCCAATAAATGCACTGCTGAGCAATGGCTCGATGTTATGGAAGAAGCGCACAAGCTGGGGCTGCGCACCACCGCCACAATGATGTTCGGCCATGAGGAAAAAGCCTCGCACAGATTGGACCATCTTTTTGCAGTGCGTGAGGTACAGGATCGCACCCACGGTTTTACCGCATTCATTCCCTGGACCTTCCAGCCTGCCCACACACGTATCGAGGTCCCCCCCCTGCCTGCCCCGGCCTACTTGCGCCTGCTGGCAGTTTCGCGTCTTGTGCTGGACAACGTGCCCAACATCCAGTCCTCCTGGGTGACCATGGGGCCACAGGTGGCCCAGTTGGCTCTTTTTTACGGGGCCAACGATTTCGGATCCCTGATGATCGAAGAAAACGTGGTGGCTGCGGCAGGCGTGTCCTATCATATGAGCCGGGCCGATATTCACAAGGTCATCCACGCTGCGGGCTTCACCCCCATACAGCGCACCATGGACTACAGGGCTGTAGACCCGCAACCGGATGTGAAACTGTAA
- the mqnE gene encoding aminofutalosine synthase MqnE encodes MLDAAYYAALGLSSIHEKVLSGQRLSFEDGLALFHCPDVTAVGALALHVRCRLHGHKAFYVVNRQINYTNVCVNGCTFCAFRRDEENEAGAFALSLDDVLDRLRDADSTPLHLDELHIVGGCHPTRPLAWFEDMIRTVRHFNPNLPVKAFTAVEIEHFSRLEGISTLEVLRRLQAAGLVMMPGGGAEIFDEELRPQICPHKADATAWLRISGEAHSLGIKTNCTMLYGHLETYEHRIDHLCRLREQQDKSGGFTCFIPLPFLTENSRLKLPEDKVGPQRGLDQLRTVAVSRLMLDNIPHLKAYWIMMGHKLAPLALWYGADDLDGTIIEERIGHMAGAQSAQGMTIAELEHVIRASGFTPVRRNATFNTLNDTDSPEARQ; translated from the coding sequence ATGTTAGACGCTGCATACTACGCCGCACTGGGCCTTTCGTCCATCCATGAAAAAGTGCTTTCAGGGCAGCGGCTGAGCTTTGAAGACGGCCTTGCCCTGTTCCATTGTCCCGACGTTACCGCCGTGGGAGCGCTGGCTCTGCATGTGCGCTGCCGTTTGCACGGACACAAGGCTTTTTACGTGGTAAACCGGCAGATCAACTATACCAATGTTTGTGTCAACGGCTGTACGTTTTGCGCTTTCCGGCGAGATGAGGAAAACGAAGCAGGCGCGTTTGCCCTGAGCCTTGATGACGTGCTGGACCGCCTGCGCGACGCGGACTCTACTCCACTGCACCTTGACGAACTGCACATAGTGGGCGGCTGCCACCCCACGCGGCCTCTTGCGTGGTTTGAAGACATGATACGCACCGTGCGGCATTTTAATCCAAACTTGCCTGTAAAAGCTTTTACGGCTGTGGAAATTGAACATTTCTCACGGCTTGAAGGCATCAGCACCCTTGAGGTTCTTCGACGGCTTCAGGCAGCCGGGCTGGTCATGATGCCAGGCGGTGGCGCGGAAATATTTGATGAAGAACTGCGCCCGCAGATTTGTCCTCACAAGGCCGATGCAACCGCATGGCTGCGCATTTCCGGCGAAGCACACAGCCTGGGCATCAAGACCAACTGCACCATGCTCTACGGCCACCTGGAAACCTACGAACACCGGATCGACCACCTTTGTCGCCTGCGTGAGCAGCAGGATAAAAGCGGCGGCTTCACCTGCTTTATTCCGCTGCCCTTCCTCACAGAAAACAGCCGGCTCAAGCTGCCGGAAGACAAAGTTGGCCCGCAGCGCGGCCTTGACCAGTTGCGCACGGTGGCAGTCTCCCGCCTTATGCTGGACAATATTCCCCACCTTAAAGCCTACTGGATAATGATGGGCCACAAACTGGCCCCCCTGGCCCTGTGGTACGGCGCCGATGATTTGGATGGAACCATCATCGAAGAACGCATCGGCCATATGGCTGGCGCCCAGTCGGCGCAAGGCATGACCATTGCCGAACTGGAGCATGTCATCCGCGCCTCGGGCTTTACGCCTGTTCGCCGTAACGCCACGTTTAACACCCTCAATGATACCGACAGTCCGGAGGCGCGCCAGTGA
- a CDS encoding 1,4-dihydroxy-6-naphthoate synthase — protein MSSAFPQNGFQSLGLGLSPCPNDTYIFHALLHGLVPAPAALKPHMADVEELNTLARRGQLEVTKISLGVVAEIMDSYALLSSGAALGWGCGPLVVARKKLSPQEWRNATVAVPGVLTTANLLLTLHGGFQGARREMLFSDVMPAVARGEADMGLVIHEGRFTYEKLGLTRVLDLGQWWESEFHLPLPLGAIAVRRDVPLPLARRVQGAITGSLAHANAHPEVSRQYVCAHAQEMTDSVTQAHIKTFVTNFSLDLGGEGRAAIEHLVGRAAELSGKKLPAEGLFLR, from the coding sequence ATGTCTTCAGCTTTTCCACAAAACGGTTTCCAGTCTTTAGGGTTGGGGCTTTCGCCCTGTCCCAATGACACCTATATTTTTCACGCTCTTCTGCACGGCCTTGTACCGGCCCCGGCAGCTCTGAAACCCCATATGGCTGATGTGGAAGAACTGAATACCCTTGCCCGTCGGGGACAGCTTGAGGTGACCAAGATATCCCTTGGTGTGGTAGCTGAAATTATGGATAGCTACGCCCTGCTGTCTTCCGGCGCTGCACTTGGCTGGGGATGCGGACCACTGGTTGTTGCGCGAAAAAAACTTTCGCCCCAGGAATGGAGAAACGCCACTGTGGCAGTGCCGGGGGTGTTGACCACTGCCAACCTTCTGCTTACCTTGCATGGCGGTTTTCAAGGGGCACGGCGCGAAATGCTTTTCAGCGATGTGATGCCCGCCGTGGCGCGGGGTGAAGCGGACATGGGGCTTGTTATTCATGAGGGGCGCTTTACTTACGAAAAACTGGGTTTGACCAGGGTGCTTGATCTGGGCCAATGGTGGGAAAGCGAATTTCATCTGCCCCTGCCGCTGGGAGCCATTGCTGTGCGGCGTGATGTGCCGTTGCCGCTCGCGCGGCGCGTACAGGGAGCCATTACCGGCAGCCTGGCACACGCCAACGCGCACCCCGAAGTCTCAAGGCAGTACGTGTGCGCACATGCGCAGGAAATGACAGACAGCGTTACACAGGCACATATCAAAACATTTGTGACGAATTTCAGCCTTGACCTTGGTGGTGAAGGGCGTGCGGCCATCGAACATCTCGTAGGTCGGGCTGCGGAGCTTTCAGGAAAAAAACTGCCGGCGGAAGGGCTGTTTTTACGCTAA
- a CDS encoding MATE family efflux transporter produces the protein MTFVDTAMAGQYSAEHMAAVAVGSSVWVPISLLGIGCLLALPPLSAQVVGAGRPEKAAHLLRQGLWLTLGLSIVLMSLFYTISWNMESFGLNPEMAHISGGFLRAIMWGLPGFMLFVNLRSFLEGFARTRPAMIIGMLGLTVNIPCNFIFIYGKFGMPELGGVGCGVATAISFWSMALGMFFYLHRDPQCAQVRPLFMPLWRNCRKTGEKPAREAQENCLPRFDAPLIWRILRIGMPGALALFFEVSLFALSAILLAPLGTIMVAGHQIALNFGSLAFMVPLSLCMTVTIRVGRCLGAQDLERARMAARTALVLSVVFALIIAAITISFRQNIVRIYTDNPEVTALAMHLLLFQAAYQVVDGLQVTGIGILRGYNDTRVISIICFIAYWVIGLPLGFTLARTNIIVPYLGAEGFWIAYIVALGFGALCYLSRVRFLHSLAPQVVFSRIRR, from the coding sequence ATGACATTTGTTGATACCGCCATGGCCGGGCAGTATAGCGCCGAGCACATGGCCGCTGTGGCCGTTGGCAGCAGCGTATGGGTTCCCATATCCTTGTTGGGTATCGGTTGCCTGCTGGCCTTGCCGCCCCTGAGCGCACAGGTTGTCGGGGCGGGCAGACCTGAAAAGGCGGCCCATTTATTGCGGCAGGGCTTGTGGCTGACCTTGGGGCTGAGCATCGTTCTGATGAGCCTTTTTTATACAATTTCTTGGAATATGGAATCATTTGGCCTGAATCCGGAAATGGCGCACATTTCCGGAGGCTTTTTGCGGGCCATCATGTGGGGGCTGCCGGGCTTCATGCTGTTTGTGAACTTGCGCAGTTTTCTTGAGGGCTTTGCCCGCACCCGGCCAGCCATGATCATCGGTATGCTTGGCCTGACCGTAAACATACCTTGTAATTTTATCTTTATTTACGGCAAATTCGGCATGCCCGAACTGGGCGGCGTTGGTTGTGGGGTAGCTACGGCCATAAGTTTTTGGTCTATGGCACTGGGTATGTTTTTTTATTTGCACCGGGACCCGCAATGTGCCCAGGTGCGCCCGTTATTTATGCCACTTTGGCGTAACTGCAGAAAAACGGGTGAAAAACCTGCCCGGGAAGCACAGGAAAACTGCCTGCCGCGTTTTGATGCACCCCTGATCTGGCGGATTTTACGCATCGGCATGCCTGGCGCTCTGGCCTTGTTCTTTGAGGTTTCACTTTTCGCTCTCAGCGCCATCCTGCTGGCCCCCTTGGGGACCATTATGGTGGCTGGACACCAGATCGCCCTCAACTTCGGTTCACTGGCCTTTATGGTTCCGCTTTCTCTTTGCATGACCGTGACGATCCGCGTGGGCCGCTGCCTGGGCGCACAGGACCTGGAACGAGCCAGAATGGCCGCGCGTACGGCCCTTGTACTCAGCGTTGTTTTTGCCCTGATAATTGCTGCCATCACCATATCGTTCCGGCAGAATATCGTGCGCATTTATACGGACAATCCGGAAGTAACTGCTTTGGCCATGCACCTGTTGCTTTTTCAGGCGGCCTATCAGGTGGTGGATGGCCTTCAGGTCACAGGTATAGGAATTTTGCGGGGCTATAACGATACACGTGTTATTTCCATCATCTGTTTTATTGCCTACTGGGTCATTGGCCTGCCCCTGGGCTTCACGCTGGCACGCACCAATATTATTGTGCCGTATCTGGGAGCTGAGGGTTTCTGGATTGCCTATATTGTAGCTTTGGGCTTCGGCGCTCTGTGCTACCTGTCGCGAGTGCGCTTTCTGCACAGTCTTGCACCGCAGGTGGTGTTCAGCCGCATAAGGCGATGA
- a CDS encoding response regulator, with amino-acid sequence MTRPAGLNILLLCESESLSSLDRRALREAGASRVECMTSGIEAARMLAGLDASGPGFTPDIVVCSQKLADMDGEQFCAILRLHPLLLGLPILLLLPNDSEAEQLRTLGCGASALLARPYSINVLKTHLDSLAATASGTQQLQAARQYTDTSAFDQALDTYGMLLKPVRQPEDYFRVGMQCLQQRQWNTAINAFQRALGGALIQGQAQLGMAVAWKGKGDMARYRHYLGLAAATFVRAKNWHRARAVYAGLLREDPEAKNPFLSESFQLIRQERYDEAAEVLSHGHELIPRRQMTERLAQTCLSADQPQHMLEKLEDSLGRIMGAAAGTLADDIRANLEGLARQQEEKRRQEAAETQWRATRQAARQRENAEQAEAARAMENSQPAGTVTGRSGSAASDAVSRSNSADAVPRETSSHPLPVPPWGHDQDQVGAARFVQTPSDARQHAQGRNTLEEISEEPVLEPLSEAEGTSGLFNSKPGLNELLSVMKYTWKMARRRKQ; translated from the coding sequence ATGACCCGCCCCGCCGGCCTGAACATACTCCTTCTCTGCGAAAGTGAATCGCTGTCAAGCCTTGACCGTCGTGCCCTGCGAGAGGCCGGAGCCAGCCGGGTTGAATGCATGACCTCAGGCATAGAGGCTGCCCGAATGCTGGCAGGCCTCGATGCTTCCGGCCCTGGTTTCACGCCTGACATCGTAGTTTGCTCCCAAAAACTGGCTGATATGGATGGCGAACAGTTTTGTGCCATCCTGCGGCTGCACCCCCTGCTTCTCGGACTGCCCATTCTTCTTCTGCTGCCCAATGACAGTGAGGCCGAGCAACTCAGAACCCTGGGATGTGGAGCCAGCGCCCTTCTTGCGCGCCCCTACTCCATCAATGTGCTGAAAACGCACCTGGATTCACTTGCCGCCACGGCATCAGGCACGCAGCAGTTGCAGGCTGCCCGGCAATACACGGATACCAGTGCTTTTGATCAGGCCCTTGATACCTATGGCATGCTGCTCAAGCCAGTGCGCCAGCCCGAGGATTATTTTCGCGTAGGCATGCAGTGCCTGCAACAGCGGCAGTGGAATACGGCCATCAACGCTTTTCAGCGTGCTTTGGGCGGCGCCCTTATCCAGGGACAGGCTCAGCTCGGCATGGCCGTGGCGTGGAAGGGCAAGGGCGATATGGCCCGCTATCGTCACTACCTTGGCCTTGCCGCAGCGACCTTTGTGCGGGCTAAAAACTGGCATCGCGCGCGGGCAGTCTATGCGGGTCTGCTCAGGGAAGACCCCGAAGCAAAAAACCCTTTTCTGTCCGAATCTTTTCAGCTCATACGGCAGGAAAGATACGATGAGGCCGCAGAAGTACTATCCCACGGGCATGAGCTTATCCCCCGCCGTCAGATGACTGAACGTCTGGCCCAGACCTGCCTGAGCGCCGACCAGCCACAGCACATGCTGGAAAAGCTGGAAGACAGCCTTGGCCGCATCATGGGAGCCGCCGCCGGAACACTGGCTGACGACATACGGGCCAATCTGGAAGGTCTGGCCCGCCAGCAGGAAGAAAAACGCCGACAGGAAGCGGCGGAAACACAGTGGCGCGCCACACGTCAGGCGGCCCGGCAACGTGAAAATGCCGAACAGGCTGAAGCCGCCAGGGCAATGGAAAATTCGCAACCAGCTGGAACCGTTACAGGCCGGTCCGGCAGCGCGGCATCAGACGCCGTTTCCCGGTCAAATTCCGCGGACGCAGTGCCGCGCGAAACGAGTTCCCATCCGTTACCTGTCCCGCCGTGGGGGCACGATCAGGATCAGGTTGGAGCGGCGCGTTTCGTGCAAACACCTTCAGACGCCCGGCAGCATGCACAGGGCAGGAACACGCTTGAAGAAATCAGTGAGGAGCCGGTTCTGGAACCACTGAGTGAAGCCGAGGGAACAAGCGGCCTGTTCAACAGCAAACCAGGACTCAACGAACTGTTGTCCGTCATGAAATATACTTGGAAAATGGCCCGCCGCCGCAAACAGTGA
- a CDS encoding bifunctional nuclease family protein, which yields MVEMRVFGLTIDPQTKTPIVILREMEGEIVLPVWVGAMEAMAVSLVLNKENLPRPLTHDLLLMALRALKAGLVKVEITDLKDGVFFALLVLQGPGGRVRVDCRPSDAIALAMRAEAPIMVNEDVLRRAAEAQEKAEQRLHEEVLSPVPDAATDMVRKAGARKEADMLHSRLLHGTVLSDDIDPEEERRFREMLRSLEPISRRKM from the coding sequence ATGGTAGAGATGCGTGTTTTCGGCCTGACCATTGACCCGCAGACCAAAACCCCCATAGTGATACTGCGCGAAATGGAAGGAGAGATCGTACTGCCCGTCTGGGTGGGGGCAATGGAAGCCATGGCCGTTTCGCTTGTACTCAATAAAGAAAACCTGCCCCGGCCCCTTACGCACGATCTTTTGCTTATGGCACTGAGGGCGCTCAAGGCCGGGCTTGTCAAAGTGGAAATCACCGATCTCAAGGATGGGGTATTTTTTGCCCTGCTGGTGCTGCAAGGCCCCGGCGGGCGCGTACGTGTGGACTGCCGCCCTTCGGATGCCATAGCTCTGGCCATGCGGGCCGAAGCACCGATCATGGTCAACGAGGACGTGCTGCGCCGTGCCGCCGAGGCTCAGGAAAAAGCCGAACAGCGCCTGCATGAGGAAGTCCTTTCCCCTGTGCCTGACGCCGCTACCGACATGGTGCGCAAGGCCGGGGCGCGCAAAGAGGCAGACATGCTGCACAGCCGGCTGCTGCACGGCACGGTTCTTTCTGATGATATTGATCCGGAAGAAGAACGCCGCTTTCGTGAAATGCTGCGTTCGCTTGAACCCATCTCACGGCGAAAAATGTAG
- the miaB gene encoding tRNA (N6-isopentenyl adenosine(37)-C2)-methylthiotransferase MiaB, with protein sequence MIEKSYHIITFGCQMNVHDSQWLGRALTARGFVEASLEDAQVVVVNTCSVREKPEQKVMSALGRIRHVTGGNPDVLVGVAGCVAQQLGEGFFSKESQVRLVAGSDGISGAPAAIERLLEEPTLHLSLLDFTSHYIEREAGPGTSGSSSGPVAFVNIMQGCDNFCAYCIVPFTRGRQKSRSAAAILDECRAVLERGAREITLLGQNVNAFGQDKSGDGTSFAQLLRQVAGLPGLERLRYVTPHPKDMGPEDVAAFAELPQLCPRLHLPLQAGSDVVLRSMRRRYDSAAFLRLVDDLRAARPDLALSTDLIVAFPGETEEDFQDTLAMMRACNFMSSFSFIYSDRPGARAALFPGKIAPDVAQDRLRRLQALQDDLGARWLAARVENRDKTTLLMEGPSPKPGESAEPSWQGRDPYGVPVHVPLPAGADHTGFLVQTVITEAKKHSLLAVRTGEPW encoded by the coding sequence ATGATCGAAAAATCTTATCATATCATTACGTTCGGCTGCCAGATGAACGTGCACGACTCCCAGTGGCTGGGCCGTGCCCTCACAGCTCGCGGGTTTGTTGAAGCTTCACTTGAAGATGCGCAGGTGGTGGTTGTCAATACCTGTTCCGTGCGTGAAAAACCGGAACAAAAGGTCATGAGCGCCCTTGGCCGCATCCGCCACGTTACTGGCGGCAATCCCGATGTGCTGGTAGGGGTCGCAGGCTGCGTGGCGCAGCAATTGGGTGAAGGGTTTTTCAGCAAGGAAAGCCAGGTGCGCCTGGTGGCGGGCAGCGACGGCATAAGCGGTGCGCCTGCAGCAATCGAACGCCTGCTGGAAGAGCCGACCCTGCACTTGTCATTGCTGGATTTCACCAGCCACTATATCGAACGCGAGGCCGGTCCGGGAACATCCGGATCCTCCTCAGGCCCGGTGGCCTTTGTCAACATCATGCAAGGCTGCGACAACTTTTGCGCGTATTGCATTGTTCCCTTTACCCGGGGACGCCAGAAATCGCGCTCGGCAGCCGCTATCCTTGATGAATGCCGCGCCGTGCTCGAGCGGGGCGCGCGCGAGATCACACTGCTGGGGCAGAATGTCAATGCCTTCGGCCAGGATAAAAGCGGCGATGGAACAAGCTTTGCACAGCTTTTACGCCAGGTGGCCGGTCTGCCCGGGCTTGAGCGCCTGCGCTATGTCACCCCTCACCCCAAGGATATGGGACCGGAAGACGTAGCCGCTTTTGCGGAATTGCCCCAGCTATGCCCCCGTCTGCACCTTCCCCTGCAGGCCGGATCAGATGTGGTACTCAGGAGCATGCGCCGCCGGTACGACAGCGCGGCCTTCTTGCGCCTTGTGGACGATCTGCGCGCCGCAAGGCCGGACCTCGCCCTGTCCACTGACCTGATTGTGGCTTTTCCCGGTGAAACGGAAGAAGACTTTCAGGACACACTTGCCATGATGCGTGCCTGCAACTTCATGTCCAGCTTTTCTTTCATATATTCCGACAGGCCTGGAGCCAGAGCCGCGCTTTTTCCAGGTAAAATCGCTCCGGACGTGGCCCAGGACAGGCTGCGGCGGCTTCAGGCCCTCCAGGACGACCTGGGAGCACGCTGGCTGGCGGCCCGGGTTGAAAACAGGGACAAGACAACCCTGCTCATGGAAGGCCCAAGCCCCAAACCGGGCGAAAGTGCCGAACCAAGCTGGCAGGGGCGTGACCCGTACGGAGTACCGGTGCATGTACCGTTGCCCGCCGGGGCTGATCACACAGGTTTTCTGGTGCAAACCGTCATTACAGAGGCCAAGAAGCACAGCCTGCTGGCCGTGCGCACGGGGGAGCCATGGTAG
- a CDS encoding DUF5334 domain-containing protein produces MKYLLMGAALAGSLSFSLCVPPEIRAWDGFDAASTDLVEVNPDRVPSPGETVDVRNYDTDTTETCLVESVSRNARTVELVVRTSAGATRTLVMEGR; encoded by the coding sequence ATGAAATACCTGCTTATGGGAGCGGCCCTCGCGGGCAGCCTGAGTTTTTCCCTGTGTGTTCCCCCGGAAATCCGGGCTTGGGATGGTTTTGACGCTGCCTCCACCGACCTTGTAGAAGTAAACCCCGACCGTGTCCCTTCGCCGGGCGAAACGGTGGATGTGCGCAATTACGACACTGACACCACCGAAACCTGCCTGGTGGAAAGCGTTTCCCGTAATGCGCGCACGGTGGAACTGGTGGTACGAACCTCCGCGGGGGCAACCCGTACCCTTGTAATGGAAGGCCGGTAA
- the moaA gene encoding GTP 3',8-cyclase MoaA has translation MQADVNPFPLLGNRHDVEEGVGTACERADFSAPAPLVDGHGRVVRYLRLSVTDRCNLRCMYCCSNARQTCIPHTQVLRYEEMARMVGIMARLGVTKVRLTGGEPFARKGCDGFLYMLHSRFPDMDLRLTTNGTLLEPHIPLLRQVGVKAVNLSLDSFDRETFAKVTGRDMQPAVLSALDRLLSAGIRVKVNAVAMRGVNDGQMDDFVHAVRTMPIDLRFIEFMPMGSGTLWNAGTFWPAADIRAEAERRVRLVPEKEDRAEAGPARMFRVKGGKGRLGFITAVSCHFCGSCNRLRLTSDGNLRTCLFDDREYALRHFLRDPAMTDADIERTIRKACTEKPVGAELLANRSGDEVAARQMVGIGG, from the coding sequence ATGCAGGCAGATGTAAATCCATTTCCGCTTCTTGGCAACAGGCATGATGTTGAAGAAGGCGTGGGGACAGCTTGCGAGCGGGCAGACTTTTCTGCTCCTGCGCCTCTGGTGGACGGCCATGGCCGTGTTGTGCGTTATTTGCGACTTTCCGTCACGGATCGTTGTAATCTGCGCTGCATGTACTGCTGCAGCAATGCCAGACAGACCTGTATTCCACATACGCAGGTACTGCGGTATGAGGAAATGGCGCGTATGGTCGGCATTATGGCCCGCCTTGGGGTGACCAAGGTGCGCCTGACCGGGGGGGAGCCGTTCGCGCGAAAAGGCTGTGACGGCTTTTTATATATGCTGCACTCGCGTTTTCCGGATATGGACCTGCGCCTTACTACCAACGGAACCTTGCTTGAGCCACATATTCCGCTGTTGCGTCAGGTGGGGGTCAAAGCCGTCAACTTGTCTCTGGACAGCTTTGACCGAGAAACTTTCGCCAAGGTTACGGGGCGCGACATGCAGCCTGCCGTGTTGTCGGCACTGGACAGGCTGCTGTCTGCGGGCATCAGGGTAAAGGTGAACGCCGTGGCCATGCGGGGCGTCAATGACGGGCAGATGGACGACTTTGTCCACGCGGTACGAACCATGCCCATTGACCTGCGTTTTATTGAATTCATGCCTATGGGCAGCGGAACGCTCTGGAATGCCGGCACATTCTGGCCGGCTGCGGATATCCGCGCCGAAGCGGAACGTCGGGTACGCCTTGTCCCCGAAAAAGAAGACAGGGCCGAGGCCGGTCCCGCCCGTATGTTCCGGGTGAAAGGCGGCAAGGGGCGTCTCGGTTTTATTACCGCAGTCAGCTGCCATTTTTGCGGCTCCTGCAATCGGCTGCGACTCACTAGCGATGGCAATCTGCGCACCTGTCTTTTTGATGACAGGGAGTATGCCTTGCGCCATTTTTTGCGCGACCCTGCCATGACAGACGCCGATATTGAGCGGACCATACGTAAGGCCTGCACGGAAAAACCTGTGGGAGCGGAATTGCTGGCAAACCGCTCCGGAGACGAGGTGGCCGCCAGGCAGATGGTAGGCATCGGCGGCTGA
- the ruvA gene encoding Holliday junction branch migration protein RuvA: MIAYLEGRLAETWGNTCLLITENGVGYAVALPAHTLSVLPGRGEHLALYTSLAVREDALELFGFATFEERQTFEVLISISKVGARTALSILSIYRPEDLRRIVFEEDVMALTRVSGIGKKTAQHVFLELKYKLKVDDVPQAAVLASTGERPGSVFRDVLDGLANLGYAEDECAPMVKKLLHEEPDLDVTGALRAALKALARGRA, from the coding sequence ATGATAGCCTATCTTGAGGGCCGCCTGGCCGAAACATGGGGCAACACCTGTCTGCTCATTACCGAAAACGGCGTGGGCTATGCAGTGGCCTTGCCTGCGCATACCCTGTCCGTCCTGCCAGGCCGGGGAGAGCACCTTGCCCTGTATACCAGTCTCGCCGTGCGCGAAGACGCGCTTGAACTTTTCGGATTTGCTACTTTTGAAGAGCGGCAGACGTTTGAGGTACTCATATCCATATCCAAGGTGGGAGCGCGTACCGCTTTGTCCATTCTTTCCATTTACAGGCCCGAAGATCTGCGACGCATCGTGTTTGAAGAAGACGTGATGGCCCTCACCCGTGTTTCGGGCATCGGCAAGAAAACCGCGCAGCATGTTTTTCTGGAACTTAAATACAAACTCAAGGTGGATGATGTTCCGCAGGCTGCGGTGCTGGCTTCCACGGGGGAAAGGCCGGGATCCGTCTTCAGGGATGTGCTCGATGGCCTTGCCAACTTGGGCTACGCTGAAGATGAGTGTGCCCCGATGGTCAAAAAGCTGCTGCATGAGGAACCTGATCTGGATGTGACCGGCGCGCTCAGGGCTGCCTTGAAGGCCCTGGCCAGGGGGAGAGCCTGA